The following are from one region of the Flavobacteriaceae bacterium UJ101 genome:
- the galM|GALM gene encoding aldose 1-epimerase (Mutarotase converts alpha-aldose to the beta-anomer. It is active on D-glucose, L-arabinose, D-xylose, D-galactose, maltose and lactose (By similarity); Belongs to the aldose epimerase family.; KEGG: gps:C427_0905 aldose 1-epimerase) encodes MNLTNTIKQHTFGKLNDNTIVYNYILKNKNGIQMEVLNYGGIIRSLKVPDASGNFENIVLGFDSLELYLKDPYYLGAIIGRYANRIANGRFSLDNQVYTLAQNEGKHHLHGGKKGLSRVIWNVTPIEKRHACGLELTYTSHHMEEGYPGDLTLSILYLLTDENEFQIEYNAHTNKKTIINLTQHSYFNLSGKKQSILDHQVKLNANYYLPVDDNSIPTGEKRSVKNTPFDFNHYNSFQERILSSELKSTKGYDHSWVLNKEKKAHLEFAAKIIDPTSHRAISVYTTEPSIHLYTGNSLNNRFLKQGAFCLETQHFPNSPNQPSFPTVVLTPEENYFSKTVFQFSIK; translated from the coding sequence ATGAATCTAACCAATACAATAAAACAACATACTTTCGGTAAACTAAATGATAATACCATCGTTTATAACTATATATTAAAAAACAAAAATGGTATTCAAATGGAAGTGTTAAACTATGGTGGAATTATACGCTCATTAAAGGTTCCTGATGCAAGCGGAAATTTCGAGAATATTGTTTTAGGATTCGATTCTTTAGAGCTCTACTTAAAAGATCCTTATTATTTAGGAGCTATTATTGGACGCTATGCTAACCGTATAGCAAATGGCCGTTTTTCTTTGGATAATCAAGTCTACACATTAGCTCAAAATGAAGGAAAACACCACTTACATGGAGGTAAAAAAGGATTAAGTAGAGTAATTTGGAATGTAACCCCTATTGAAAAACGACATGCATGTGGACTAGAGTTAACTTATACAAGTCATCATATGGAAGAAGGTTACCCAGGAGACTTAACTCTTTCTATTTTATATTTATTGACTGATGAAAATGAATTTCAGATTGAGTATAATGCTCATACAAATAAAAAAACCATCATCAATTTGACTCAACATTCTTATTTTAACCTCAGTGGGAAAAAACAATCGATTTTAGATCATCAAGTAAAATTAAATGCGAATTATTACTTGCCCGTAGATGATAATTCAATTCCCACAGGCGAAAAAAGATCCGTTAAAAATACTCCTTTTGATTTTAACCATTACAATTCATTTCAAGAAAGAATACTTTCTTCAGAATTAAAATCAACTAAAGGCTACGATCATTCATGGGTTTTAAATAAAGAAAAAAAAGCACATCTAGAATTTGCAGCTAAAATAATAGACCCTACAAGTCATAGAGCTATTAGTGTCTACACCACTGAACCTTCCATTCATCTTTACACAGGTAACTCTCTTAATAACAGATTTTTAAAACAAGGTGCATTTTGTTTAGAAACTCAACATTTTCCTAATTCACCTAATCAACCTTCTTTTCCTACTGTTGTATTAACCCCAGAAGAAAACTATTTCTCAAAAACAGTTTTCCAATTTTCTATCAAATAA
- a CDS encoding arylsulfatase (May be essential for the correct composition of cartilage and bone matrix during development. Has no activity toward steroid sulfates. Belongs to the sulfatase family.; KEGG: fbc:FB2170_14578 arylsulfatase), which yields MKQYILFILLTTFLVSCNKASKKDKIENTTPSKTVTKPNIVLFYVDDLGYADIGSYGAIGVETPNVDRLAQNGIQFTDAHSSAATCTPSRYSLLTGEYAFRNKAAILPGDAPLLIRPGKPTLPQMLKKVGYKTAVVGKWHLGLGDGQVDWNKDVKPGPLEIGFDYSFLLPATGDRVPTVYLENHSVTNLNQNDPIEISYKKPIGKRPTGVSNPELLKQKADLQHSATIVNGISRIGYQKGGESALWVDEEFPNVFTQKAKQFINTNKDEPFFLFFSFHDIHVPRVPNKRFQGKSTMGPRGDAIAQMDWMTGEIIKELEKLNLDKNTLVIFTSDNGPVLDDGYADQAVELIGEHNPSGIFRGGKYSAYEAGTRVPMITYWPEKIQTGKSDALISQVDYYASIANLLNIPLDKQEAIDSKNIINALLDSSQKANTQILEESYTLGIRTDEWKYIEPYTGELPNWMKNKDIENGILPKSQLFNIKKDPSEQNNIAKENPELVKKFKEQIQKIVEK from the coding sequence ATGAAACAATACATCTTATTCATTTTATTGACTACTTTTTTAGTATCATGTAATAAAGCATCTAAAAAAGATAAAATTGAGAATACAACTCCCTCAAAAACTGTAACAAAACCCAATATTGTTCTTTTTTATGTGGATGATTTAGGATATGCTGATATTGGAAGCTATGGAGCAATAGGAGTCGAAACACCGAATGTAGATCGATTAGCTCAAAATGGAATTCAATTTACTGATGCTCATAGCTCTGCAGCAACTTGTACTCCATCTCGTTATTCATTATTAACTGGAGAATATGCTTTTAGAAATAAGGCCGCTATCTTACCAGGAGATGCTCCTTTACTTATTCGGCCAGGAAAACCTACGTTGCCTCAAATGCTTAAAAAAGTAGGGTATAAAACTGCTGTCGTAGGAAAATGGCATCTAGGACTAGGTGATGGTCAAGTAGATTGGAATAAAGATGTTAAACCAGGACCTTTAGAAATTGGTTTTGATTATAGTTTTTTACTTCCTGCAACTGGAGATCGTGTTCCTACTGTCTATTTAGAAAATCATTCTGTTACTAATTTAAATCAAAATGATCCTATTGAAATAAGTTATAAAAAACCTATTGGAAAACGCCCAACAGGTGTCTCTAATCCTGAATTATTAAAACAAAAGGCCGATTTACAACATAGTGCCACTATTGTCAATGGTATTAGTAGAATTGGTTATCAAAAAGGAGGAGAATCTGCATTGTGGGTTGATGAAGAATTTCCTAATGTTTTTACTCAAAAAGCCAAACAATTCATTAACACCAATAAAGATGAACCATTCTTTTTATTCTTTTCATTTCATGATATTCATGTTCCACGAGTTCCTAATAAACGTTTTCAAGGAAAAAGTACTATGGGTCCTCGAGGAGATGCTATTGCTCAAATGGATTGGATGACAGGAGAAATTATTAAAGAATTAGAAAAACTAAATCTTGATAAAAACACATTAGTTATTTTTACAAGTGATAATGGGCCTGTATTAGACGATGGGTATGCAGATCAAGCTGTAGAACTCATTGGAGAACATAATCCCTCTGGAATTTTCCGAGGAGGAAAATATAGTGCGTACGAAGCTGGAACAAGAGTTCCGATGATTACTTATTGGCCAGAAAAAATCCAAACAGGAAAAAGTGATGCACTAATTAGCCAAGTTGATTATTACGCCTCCATTGCAAATCTTCTAAACATCCCTTTAGATAAACAAGAAGCCATAGACAGCAAAAATATAATAAATGCTCTATTAGATTCCTCACAAAAAGCAAACACTCAAATTTTAGAAGAATCCTATACATTAGGAATACGAACAGATGAATGGAAATATATTGAACCTTATACAGGGGAATTACCTAATTGGATGAAAAATAAAGATATTGAAAACGGAATACTTCCCAAAAGTCAATTATTTAACATAAAAAAGGATCCTTCTGAACAAAATAATATAGCAAAGGAAAATCCAGAATTAGTCAAAAAATTTAAAGAACAAATACAAAAAATTGTTGAAAAATAG
- a CDS encoding 8-oxo-dGTP diphosphatase (KEGG: mxa:MXAN_7192 8-oxo-dGTP diphosphatase) has protein sequence MKLLDSTLVYEGQEKFLLAVDCIIFGFDMNSIKLLLFKRKVEPFKGSWSLIGAFMRKDLTLNKCAKQILLESTGLKDVYLEEIKTYSEIDRDSGERVISVSYFSLIRIDELKIKEAKQYDAHWFDLEEIPELIFDHKIMVEDAIEKLRKKARYQPIGFNLLPEKFTIPQLQILYECIHQKSLDMRNFRKKIMSLDILTKTDEKDTSGSKKGAFLYSFNKEKFQKLIEKGYNFEI, from the coding sequence ATGAAATTATTAGACTCTACACTGGTTTATGAAGGTCAAGAGAAGTTTTTATTAGCTGTTGATTGTATCATTTTTGGTTTTGACATGAATAGTATCAAGCTCTTACTCTTCAAAAGAAAAGTAGAACCTTTTAAAGGTTCTTGGTCTTTAATTGGTGCTTTCATGAGAAAAGATCTCACTTTAAATAAATGTGCAAAACAAATTTTATTAGAGTCTACTGGGTTAAAAGATGTTTATTTAGAAGAAATTAAAACCTATAGTGAAATTGACCGTGATTCAGGAGAGCGAGTAATTTCTGTTTCCTATTTTAGCCTTATTCGTATTGATGAATTAAAAATCAAAGAGGCTAAACAATATGATGCTCATTGGTTTGATTTAGAGGAAATTCCAGAACTAATTTTTGATCATAAAATTATGGTTGAAGATGCTATTGAAAAATTAAGAAAAAAAGCGCGTTACCAACCTATCGGATTTAATCTTTTACCTGAAAAATTTACCATTCCACAATTACAGATTTTGTATGAATGTATCCATCAAAAATCATTAGACATGAGAAATTTTAGAAAAAAAATCATGTCATTAGATATTTTAACAAAAACGGATGAGAAAGATACATCTGGATCTAAAAAAGGTGCTTTTTTATATAGTTTCAACAAAGAAAAATTCCAAAAACTAATCGAAAAAGGATATAACTTCGAAATATAA
- the galK gene encoding galactokinase (Catalyzes the transfer of the gamma-phosphate of ATP to D-galactose to form alpha-D-galactose-1-phosphate (Gal-1-P). Is very specific for its substrate, since it is not able to use D- glucose, D-fructose, D-mannose, 2-deoxy-D-glucose, and D- glucosamine as substrates; Belongs to the GHMP kinase family. GalK subfamily.; KEGG: cpi:Cpin_1466 galactokinase) — MYIYKKYYFIRYLLPMIKQKVIDHFKLQYKENPILIKSPGRINIIGEHTDYNLGFVLPASIDKAIYYAFSKNDDNTINIHSLNYPEKIIFDTKGKSVFTSFWGKYFEAIIQLLNEKGYTLSGVNCVFGGNIPIGAGLSSSAALCCGFIYGLSNTLNLSISKKEIAFIAQKAEHMIGLNCGIMDQYAVLFGQKNKAIFLDCKTLTHQEIPINLPNYSWVLINSNIKHELAIDSEYNVRRTSCENVVNEVKKQNKSVQTLRDVDFITLEKIKESILPIDYQRAHYILKENDRVQKMVKALKNGEAKTAGSLLLEGHLGMSKEFQITTPELDLLVEISQNTEGVLGSRMMGGGFGGCTINLIKTKEKEKAVQSILKHYQEKTDIQAESYDLNIDHCVKEIDLLQEV; from the coding sequence TTGTACATTTATAAAAAATACTATTTTATTCGATATCTTTTACCCATGATAAAACAAAAAGTAATTGACCATTTTAAACTTCAGTATAAAGAAAATCCTATTTTAATCAAATCACCTGGTAGGATTAATATTATAGGCGAACATACCGATTATAATTTAGGGTTTGTATTACCCGCATCAATCGATAAAGCTATTTATTATGCTTTTTCCAAAAATGACGATAACACCATTAATATTCATTCACTAAATTATCCTGAAAAAATTATTTTTGATACAAAAGGTAAAAGTGTATTTACCTCTTTTTGGGGAAAATATTTTGAAGCCATTATTCAACTATTAAATGAAAAGGGTTACACATTAAGTGGTGTAAATTGTGTTTTTGGAGGGAATATCCCTATTGGAGCTGGGCTTTCTTCTTCTGCAGCTTTATGTTGTGGATTTATTTATGGTTTATCGAACACTTTAAACTTATCTATCTCAAAAAAAGAAATTGCTTTCATTGCCCAAAAGGCAGAACATATGATTGGCTTGAATTGTGGAATCATGGATCAATATGCTGTTTTATTTGGTCAAAAAAACAAGGCTATATTCTTAGATTGTAAAACTTTAACACATCAAGAAATCCCTATTAACTTACCTAATTATAGTTGGGTATTAATTAATTCAAATATCAAACATGAACTTGCCATAGATTCTGAATATAATGTTCGTAGAACTTCATGTGAAAATGTAGTAAACGAAGTAAAAAAACAAAACAAATCAGTTCAAACACTTCGTGATGTAGATTTTATTACACTTGAAAAAATTAAAGAGTCTATTCTACCAATAGATTATCAACGAGCTCACTATATTTTAAAAGAAAATGACCGAGTTCAAAAAATGGTAAAAGCTTTAAAAAATGGAGAAGCCAAAACAGCAGGTTCCCTTTTATTAGAAGGTCACTTGGGAATGTCTAAAGAATTTCAAATTACAACACCTGAATTAGACCTCTTGGTAGAAATCAGTCAAAATACAGAAGGGGTTTTAGGATCTCGAATGATGGGAGGTGGATTTGGTGGATGCACCATCAATTTAATTAAAACAAAAGAAAAAGAAAAAGCTGTTCAATCCATTTTAAAACATTATCAAGAAAAAACAGATATTCAAGCGGAATCGTATGACTTAAATATCGATCATTGTGTTAAAGAAATTGACTTATTACAAGAAGTTTAA
- the galT|GALT gene encoding UDP-glucose--hexose-1-phosphate uridylyltransferase (Belongs to the galactose-1-phosphate uridylyltransferase type 1 family.; KEGG: eca:ECA3171 UDPglucose--hexose-1-phosphate uridylyltransferase) yields MKPNFSEHPHKRYNILTGEWILVSPHRTKRPWQGKTEKTNQKEDITYDESCYLCPGNTRINGEINDDYTDTFVFQNDFGALLPDTPNFEYEKGLLKASGESGICKVICFSPNHSLTIPDMEISDLVSVINVWQKEYKELGSLPEINHVQIFENKGQIMGCSNPHPHGQIWAQRSIPTEVLKKTEQQKAYHKKNGKHLLADYIQQEIEEDVRIISQNETFVTLVPFWAAWPYEAMILPKKPMQHIGQMSEYEKIDFAKELKTLTQKFDALFNVSFPYSAGIHQAPTDQNNHDEWHWHMSFYPPLLRSATVKKFMVGYEMFGMPQRDITAESAAKILREL; encoded by the coding sequence ATGAAACCCAATTTTAGCGAACACCCACATAAACGTTATAATATTTTAACAGGAGAATGGATTTTAGTTTCTCCTCATAGAACTAAGCGTCCTTGGCAAGGAAAAACAGAAAAAACCAATCAAAAGGAAGATATTACTTATGATGAATCATGTTACCTGTGCCCTGGTAATACTCGAATTAATGGTGAAATTAATGACGATTATACGGATACTTTTGTTTTTCAAAATGATTTTGGAGCATTACTACCTGACACCCCTAATTTTGAATATGAAAAAGGCTTATTAAAAGCTTCTGGTGAAAGTGGAATATGTAAAGTCATTTGTTTTTCACCTAATCATTCTTTAACTATTCCTGATATGGAAATTTCTGATTTAGTGAGTGTAATTAATGTTTGGCAAAAGGAATATAAAGAATTGGGGAGTTTGCCAGAAATCAATCATGTACAAATTTTTGAGAATAAAGGGCAAATTATGGGTTGTAGTAATCCACATCCTCATGGGCAAATTTGGGCACAACGATCTATTCCTACAGAAGTATTAAAAAAGACAGAACAACAAAAAGCTTATCATAAAAAAAATGGGAAACATTTATTAGCTGATTATATTCAACAAGAAATTGAAGAAGATGTTCGCATTATTTCACAAAATGAAACCTTTGTAACCTTAGTTCCTTTTTGGGCAGCATGGCCTTATGAAGCAATGATACTACCCAAAAAACCTATGCAACATATTGGACAAATGTCTGAATACGAGAAAATAGACTTTGCAAAAGAATTAAAAACTCTAACACAAAAATTTGATGCTTTGTTTAATGTTTCCTTTCCTTATTCAGCAGGAATTCATCAAGCTCCAACCGATCAAAACAACCATGATGAATGGCATTGGCATATGAGTTTTTACCCTCCTCTTTTACGTTCTGCTACAGTAAAAAAGTTTATGGTTGGATATGAAATGTTTGGAATGCCTCAACGTGATATCACAGCTGAAAGTGCTGCTAAAATATTACGAGAGTTATAA
- a CDS encoding carboxypeptidase (Carboxypeptidase that may play an important role in the hydrolysis of circulating peptides. Catalyzes more efficiently the hydrolysis of dipeptides with unsubstituted terminals into amino acids (By similarity); Belongs to the peptidase M28 family.): MRYILTFLVGTFFVFGQNFKQDSIQIKQIFDYTLTKGEAYEWLRDLTQNIGHRLSGSPQAEKAVQWGEELMGQQNFDKVWLQSVKVPHWVRGEKEMAYFIIKNKKFPVEILALGGSVATPEKGLKGEVIEVKSIDHLKELGEKVKGKIVFINQKMDETLINTFHAYGGCSGMRFWGAHVAGSLEAKAVITRSLTTQIDDYPHTGVMTYGDLKEEQKVPTAAISTKGAEELSKALKDNKEVQFYFKQNCQTLPDVQSFNVIGEIKGSQYPEKIITIGGHLDSWDVGEGAHDDGTGVVHSLQVLKTFKALNIQPKHTIRVVFFMNEENGNRGGKKYAKEAKEKGEQHIIALESDAGGHTPRGFSIDTKNNTIVERFKSWRKLLEPYGVHQFDKGYPGVDISPLKNEFEIILNGFKPDSQRYFDYHHTVLDTFDKVNERELELGAAAMTSLIYLYDQYFED, translated from the coding sequence ATGAGATATATTTTAACCTTTTTAGTCGGTACATTTTTTGTTTTTGGACAAAATTTTAAACAAGATTCTATTCAAATTAAACAGATTTTTGATTATACTTTAACAAAAGGAGAAGCTTATGAATGGCTTCGAGATTTAACTCAAAATATAGGTCATCGACTTTCAGGATCACCTCAAGCAGAAAAAGCCGTTCAATGGGGTGAAGAATTGATGGGACAGCAAAATTTTGATAAAGTTTGGCTGCAATCAGTTAAAGTACCACATTGGGTTAGAGGAGAAAAGGAAATGGCTTATTTTATTATTAAAAATAAAAAATTTCCTGTTGAAATTTTGGCCTTAGGAGGTTCTGTTGCTACACCTGAAAAAGGATTGAAAGGAGAAGTAATTGAAGTGAAAAGTATAGATCATTTAAAAGAATTAGGAGAAAAAGTAAAAGGAAAAATAGTATTCATTAATCAAAAGATGGATGAAACATTGATCAATACATTTCATGCATATGGAGGATGCTCTGGAATGCGTTTTTGGGGAGCACATGTGGCAGGTTCCTTAGAAGCTAAGGCCGTTATTACACGTTCTTTAACTACTCAAATTGATGATTATCCACATACGGGAGTGATGACATATGGAGATTTAAAGGAAGAGCAAAAGGTTCCAACTGCAGCGATTAGTACAAAAGGAGCGGAAGAATTAAGCAAAGCTTTGAAAGATAATAAAGAAGTGCAATTTTATTTTAAACAAAATTGTCAAACACTTCCTGATGTACAATCTTTTAATGTAATTGGAGAAATAAAGGGGTCTCAATATCCAGAGAAAATTATTACTATTGGAGGTCATTTAGATTCTTGGGATGTAGGAGAAGGAGCACATGATGACGGAACAGGAGTGGTACATTCTTTACAAGTTTTGAAAACTTTTAAAGCCTTAAATATCCAACCTAAACATACGATTCGTGTGGTATTTTTTATGAATGAAGAAAATGGTAATCGAGGAGGAAAAAAATATGCAAAAGAAGCGAAAGAAAAGGGAGAACAACATATTATTGCTTTAGAGTCGGATGCAGGAGGACATACGCCTCGAGGTTTTTCAATTGATACAAAGAATAATACAATAGTAGAAAGGTTTAAATCATGGAGGAAACTATTAGAACCATATGGTGTGCATCAATTTGATAAAGGTTATCCTGGGGTAGATATTTCACCATTAAAAAATGAGTTTGAAATTATTTTAAATGGTTTTAAACCTGACTCACAACGTTACTTTGATTATCATCATACAGTGTTAGATACTTTTGATAAAGTTAATGAGCGAGAATTGGAGTTAGGAGCGGCAGCGATGACTTCCTTGATTTATTTATATGATCAGTATTTTGAAGATTAA
- a CDS encoding sodium/glucose cotransporter (Actively transports glucose into cells by Na(+) cotransport with a Na(+) to glucose coupling ratio of 2:1. Efficient substrate transport in mammalian kidney is provided by the concerted action of a low affinity high capacity and a high affinity low capacity Na(+)/glucose cotransporter arranged in series along kidney proximal tubules. Belongs to the sodium:solute symporter (SSF) (TC 2.A.21) family.), producing the protein MIFNTLDWIIIAAFLAMSLFIGVYFRKSAGKGMENFFLGGRNLPWYIAGISMVATTFAADTPLAVTEIVAKDGISGNWIWWNALIGGTLTTFFFAKLWRRSHVLTEVELIEKRYSGKKAKFLRGFKSIYLGVFMNLMVIGWVNLAMITILQGFFPDLTKVDGILICGGLTIFILVYSTLSGLLGIAITDTIQFFIAIVGCIVLAILVVNSDAVGGVDELKANLPNGTLNFFPEIGETAKTSETLTIGLTTLIAFFGMVWWASWYPGAEPGGGGYVAQRMMSAKSEKDSVFATLFFQIGHYCIRPWPWILVALSAMVIYSVPKNIEDAELKSSYQTLLKKGVDEKVLFASEDDFKKLDQSSSLIEENKAEITQVRQKIEEESKNNTFLKHSLRYQNDYRFGFVYAIRDFLPNGLLGLLFVVFLAAYMSTISTQLNWGASYVVNDFYARFVNENASQPQLVLISRVTTLVLGIVGVGVSFFIDSISEVWKFIMEAGAGLGLVLILRWYWWRINAWSEISATIAPFVGYGLTRYALDLEFPDSFFFTVAFTTIVWILVTFITNPTKKEILEDFYKDVRPEGAWEPVRNSLGIEKDTSELGWLFLCWISAATMIYSTLFLIGKVIFKEWSLAGICLAVALVALFILQYSMRQTSLVKK; encoded by the coding sequence ATGATATTTAATACATTAGATTGGATCATTATTGCAGCTTTTTTAGCAATGTCTCTCTTTATCGGGGTTTACTTTAGGAAATCGGCGGGAAAAGGAATGGAGAATTTCTTTTTGGGTGGTAGAAATTTACCATGGTATATTGCAGGTATTTCTATGGTAGCGACAACTTTTGCTGCTGATACACCATTAGCTGTGACAGAAATCGTTGCAAAAGACGGTATTTCAGGGAATTGGATTTGGTGGAATGCTTTAATAGGTGGTACATTAACCACTTTTTTCTTCGCAAAATTGTGGAGAAGAAGTCATGTCTTAACAGAGGTTGAATTGATTGAGAAAAGATACTCAGGTAAGAAGGCGAAGTTCTTAAGAGGATTCAAATCGATCTATTTAGGCGTGTTTATGAATTTAATGGTTATAGGTTGGGTTAACTTAGCCATGATCACAATTTTGCAGGGATTTTTCCCTGATTTAACCAAAGTAGATGGTATCTTAATATGTGGTGGGCTTACAATTTTTATATTAGTGTATTCAACGCTTTCAGGACTTTTGGGAATTGCTATTACAGATACAATCCAATTTTTTATTGCTATAGTAGGTTGTATTGTGTTGGCAATTTTAGTAGTGAATTCAGATGCAGTTGGAGGTGTAGATGAACTAAAAGCCAATTTACCTAATGGAACGTTGAATTTTTTCCCAGAAATAGGGGAAACAGCAAAGACAAGTGAAACTTTAACTATAGGGTTAACAACTTTGATTGCCTTTTTCGGAATGGTATGGTGGGCTAGTTGGTATCCTGGTGCTGAGCCTGGAGGAGGAGGTTATGTTGCACAACGTATGATGAGTGCTAAAAGTGAAAAAGATTCAGTTTTTGCGACGTTATTTTTCCAAATAGGACATTATTGTATTCGTCCATGGCCATGGATTTTAGTTGCTTTAAGTGCTATGGTTATTTATTCAGTTCCTAAAAATATAGAAGATGCAGAGCTTAAATCAAGTTATCAAACATTATTAAAAAAAGGAGTAGATGAGAAGGTATTATTTGCTTCAGAAGATGATTTTAAAAAATTAGATCAATCGAGTTCTTTAATAGAAGAGAATAAGGCAGAAATAACCCAAGTACGTCAAAAAATTGAAGAAGAATCTAAAAATAATACATTCTTAAAACACTCATTGCGTTATCAAAATGATTATCGATTTGGTTTTGTTTATGCTATTCGAGATTTTCTTCCTAATGGTTTACTCGGGTTGCTTTTTGTGGTATTTTTAGCAGCTTATATGAGTACCATTTCAACTCAATTAAATTGGGGAGCGAGTTATGTAGTAAATGATTTCTATGCCCGATTTGTGAACGAGAATGCCTCACAACCTCAATTAGTGCTTATTTCAAGAGTTACAACATTAGTTTTAGGGATTGTAGGTGTAGGTGTATCTTTTTTTATTGATAGTATTTCTGAAGTGTGGAAATTTATTATGGAAGCTGGAGCAGGATTAGGATTAGTTTTAATATTACGTTGGTACTGGTGGAGAATTAATGCTTGGAGTGAAATTTCCGCTACTATTGCTCCTTTTGTAGGATATGGATTAACTCGTTATGCATTGGATTTAGAATTTCCTGATAGTTTCTTTTTTACAGTAGCTTTTACAACGATTGTATGGATTTTAGTAACTTTTATAACCAATCCAACAAAAAAAGAAATATTAGAAGACTTTTATAAAGATGTTCGACCAGAGGGAGCATGGGAACCTGTTCGAAATAGTTTAGGCATTGAAAAAGATACTTCGGAGTTAGGTTGGTTGTTTTTGTGTTGGATAAGTGCAGCTACCATGATTTATTCTACATTATTTTTAATTGGGAAAGTGATTTTTAAGGAATGGTCGTTAGCAGGAATTTGTTTAGCGGTAGCTTTAGTAGCTTTATTTATTTTACAATATAGCATGCGCCAAACAAGTTTAGTGAAAAAATAG